The genomic region AGCTTGAATAAGGTCTAGCTCTTTTTTTAGCGGCACGAGACTATTCGTATTTTCAAATGAGAAGCTGCTACGTAAAAATATAGCAAAATTTGTAATCATAGCACGTGCCTGCTCTAAATCTAAATAGCTAAGTGATAAAATTGAATTTAATACATTGTAAACGAAATGTGGTTTAATTTGTGCTTGTAAAAATGCGGATTCCATTGTAATTGCTGCTTCAGCAGAATCCTTTAATAAAATTAAATTGCGCACACGTGTCTTTAGCTCGATGATGTCGAGTGGCTTGTGCAAAAAATCATTTGCGCCCGATTGGAAGGCTGCTACCATATCCTCTGGACGAAGAGCGGCAGTCAGCATTAAAATAGGTAGCTCTGTTGATGTGTAGTTTTTTCTAATATGTTGGCAAATTTCGTAGCCAGAAATATTGGGCATCATAATATCTAAAATTAATAAATCAATATCAGGATATTGTGTTAAATAATTAAAAACTTGCTGTCCATCATCAATCGCTATAATGGAGTAGTTTTCCTGTGTAAGAATATCAAGAAGCACCTTCAGATTGACAGCATCGTCATCCACAATGAGAATTCTTTTCATACCTGTTTTTTCAACAATTTGCGGAAATGATAAAAAAGGCTGTTCGTATATTTGTGGAGAGCGCATTGGAAGCTCTTCACTTGACGATTGTCCCTTTGGTAAAGTCACAAAAAAACTAGTGCCTTTTCCAACAGTAGATTCAACATCAATTTTCCCACCCTGTCGCTCAACAAGCTCTTTAGTTACATGCAAGCCTAATCCTGTACCAGCAACAGAATGCTCTAATTGCTGAAAGGACTTAAAGATTACCTTTAAATCTTCTGGAGCGATGCCGCATCCTGTATCCTTCACTTGAATCGTAACGAATGATTGCTCCTCGTAACAGCTAATTTCGATTTGCCCTTTATTTGTATATTTCACTGCATTGTGAAGTAAGTTATATAAAATTTGTCTAAGTCGGTCCTCATCTGCTTGTACAAAATGTCCACGCTTAATACGATTGATAATTTTTACATCCTTACTGAGTGTGTAGGACAACACACCGACTATCATATGAGTAACAGCAAATAAATCGACAGTCGTTATCCGCAATGTCAGCTCATTCTCCTTTAGTTTAGAGAAGTCTAATATATCGTTGACTAAATGTGATAGACGCTCTGAAATATTAAACATAAGTGACACTTGCTCCTTTTGTTCAACTGTTAAGGAGGCTTTCTTCGTACTCGTCAACATAGACTGTGAAATCGCCATTATCCCATGTAAAGGTGTTCGGAATTCGTGAGAGGTTTTAGCAAGAAATTCATCCTTTAATTTATCTACACGTATAAGTGCTTCAGTCAGCTTACCTTTTTCTAAGTAAGAATCAGCAAAGCGATGGGAAATATATAAAGAGAGCATCGTCAAACAAATAAACGGTAGCAATGGTGGTAAAGCATTTAATTCTAAGCTGATATGTGTGTTAAAAGTCGCTACGATAAAATAAAGGAAAATCGCTACTGAGCTTAGCG from Metasolibacillus fluoroglycofenilyticus harbors:
- a CDS encoding ATP-binding protein yields the protein MKKILLLFAIVIALLGIASVVYLFTQPNTDGPQATKGVMDLRHYTFRDNAPIKLDGEWEFIPNQLIDSSLFDTYESYVVDVPSIWTNYTVDGQELPSFASGTFRLKILISDYEEILGVKTSTIRMSNTLYINGKRIGQSGEPAEDSGYIPHNTPYTAYFSPNQQELELLLHVANFDYVPGGGIVSSLFLGGQMSIMKLREAALFYDLVTMAAFLTMFIYFLGSYLYSRLGIEQLYFALFCFAGALYTLTHGEKLLLTLIDMGYAPFQNLQMISSVFVGFFILLYFYRALPKYMNRQIVRILSIIGVALMLIAMLPASINSYLQSINSLYIFANIVYIFYAQIMAIYKHATGVMYLTLSSVAIFLYFIVATFNTHISLELNALPPLLPFICLTMLSLYISHRFADSYLEKGKLTEALIRVDKLKDEFLAKTSHEFRTPLHGIMAISQSMLTSTKKASLTVEQKEQVSLMFNISERLSHLVNDILDFSKLKENELTLRITTVDLFAVTHMIVGVLSYTLSKDVKIINRIKRGHFVQADEDRLRQILYNLLHNAVKYTNKGQIEISCYEEQSFVTIQVKDTGCGIAPEDLKVIFKSFQQLEHSVAGTGLGLHVTKELVERQGGKIDVESTVGKGTSFFVTLPKGQSSSEELPMRSPQIYEQPFLSFPQIVEKTGMKRILIVDDDAVNLKVLLDILTQENYSIIAIDDGQQVFNYLTQYPDIDLLILDIMMPNISGYEICQHIRKNYTSTELPILMLTAALRPEDMVAAFQSGANDFLHKPLDIIELKTRVRNLILLKDSAEAAITMESAFLQAQIKPHFVYNVLNSILSLSYLDLEQARAMITNFAIFLRSSFSFENTNSLVPLKKELDLIQAYVNIHQTRFPAQLQLDIQVDEEITSSLIPPLLLQPLVENALIHGLKKKKEDGKLSIHIEKQQQQIIFTISDNGIGIEQEQLEHIFTEDAMRSQSVALRNIAKRLKKYEHASITINSTVNQGTTVIIRFPILYSLKE